One region of Gammaproteobacteria bacterium CG11_big_fil_rev_8_21_14_0_20_46_22 genomic DNA includes:
- a CDS encoding DNA polymerase III subunit gamma/tau, which translates to MTNLALARQYRPKNFDELVGQNHVRLALSHALEQGRLHHAYLFTGTRGVGKTTIARIIAKSLNCETGITATPCGQCQACLEIDHGRFVDLIEIDAASRTKVEDTRDILDNVQYTPSKGRYKVYLIDEVHMLSTHSFNALLKTLEEPPAHVVFLLATTDPQKIPVTVLSRCLQLALKKLPSDQIKQQLIKILSAENVRFDEAALVLLAKSAKGSLRDALSLTDQAIAYCQNNITLDAVREMLGTLNHERLWAIFDALEASDAQALLATSQALSDDGLDFEQVLDEFITLIQYISLYQAAPQAIQYEELDLDKLAKYAKRLSPEDCQLYYQIALTGRRDLPLSPDPKQGFDMLLLRLLAFKPNDIESAVPAPKASMSTPKVGAQKAVPKTTVAPIKAVNQNHWSEVVAALDVAGMTKSLLEHTSLKSQDKNSIELVLDESQSAMLNDKQHTRISEAIEKHFGQKLKLVINVGKGGDTPAQQKADDAHSKKQAAISSIQQDDTVKALMDQFDAKVIPEAIKSNT; encoded by the coding sequence ATGACAAATTTAGCCCTTGCCCGTCAATACCGCCCGAAGAACTTCGATGAACTCGTGGGCCAAAATCACGTTCGCCTAGCGCTCTCGCACGCTTTAGAACAAGGCCGCTTGCACCATGCGTATTTATTCACCGGCACGCGCGGTGTGGGCAAGACCACGATTGCTCGCATTATCGCCAAGTCGCTCAATTGTGAAACCGGCATCACCGCCACACCGTGTGGCCAATGCCAGGCTTGCCTTGAAATTGACCACGGTCGATTTGTCGACTTAATCGAAATTGATGCCGCCAGCCGCACCAAGGTCGAAGACACGCGAGACATCTTGGATAATGTGCAATACACCCCCAGCAAAGGCCGATACAAAGTCTACCTGATTGACGAAGTGCACATGCTCTCCACGCACAGCTTTAACGCTTTACTCAAAACCTTGGAAGAGCCGCCAGCGCATGTGGTGTTTTTACTGGCCACCACTGATCCTCAAAAAATCCCCGTCACCGTGCTGTCTCGCTGTTTACAGCTTGCTTTAAAAAAACTACCTAGTGATCAGATTAAACAGCAACTTATCAAAATTCTTTCGGCTGAAAATGTCCGCTTTGATGAGGCCGCCCTCGTATTGCTGGCCAAATCCGCCAAGGGCAGCTTGCGGGATGCGCTAAGCCTCACCGACCAAGCGATCGCCTACTGCCAGAACAACATCACCCTCGATGCGGTGCGCGAGATGCTCGGCACCCTAAACCACGAGCGCTTATGGGCGATTTTTGATGCGCTTGAAGCCTCGGACGCACAGGCCCTGCTTGCCACCAGCCAAGCCCTGTCTGACGATGGCCTCGATTTTGAGCAAGTGCTGGATGAGTTCATCACCCTGATTCAGTACATCAGCCTGTACCAAGCAGCCCCGCAAGCGATTCAGTACGAAGAGCTAGACCTCGACAAACTGGCCAAATACGCTAAGCGCTTATCGCCAGAAGACTGCCAACTGTATTATCAAATCGCACTCACTGGCCGTCGTGATTTGCCCCTTTCACCTGACCCAAAGCAAGGCTTTGACATGCTACTGCTGCGCTTGCTCGCGTTTAAACCGAATGATATTGAATCAGCAGTACCTGCACCAAAGGCCAGCATGAGCACGCCTAAAGTTGGCGCGCAAAAAGCTGTGCCGAAAACAACAGTAGCGCCAATAAAAGCCGTGAACCAAAACCATTGGAGCGAGGTGGTCGCCGCACTCGATGTCGCCGGCATGACCAAATCCCTACTGGAACACACAAGCTTAAAATCACAAGATAAAAATAGCATTGAGCTGGTTTTGGATGAGAGCCAGTCAGCCATGCTCAACGATAAGCAGCACACCCGCATCAGTGAGGCGATCGAAAAACATTTCGGCCAAAAACTGAAACTTGTGATCAATGTTGGCAAAGGCGGCGATACCCCGGCACAACAAAAAGCTGACGATGCGCACTCCAAAAAACAGGCAGCGATTAGCTCGATTCAACAAGATGACACCGTCAAAGCACTGATGGACCAATTCGATGCTAAAGTGATTCCAGAAGCGATCAAGAGCAATACTTAA